A region of Panicum virgatum strain AP13 chromosome 8N, P.virgatum_v5, whole genome shotgun sequence DNA encodes the following proteins:
- the LOC120684699 gene encoding uncharacterized protein LOC120684699: MCTKLGDLKNSLADADRRNITNRVCRMGEKDAMYEASDILDLCHLKSMERQPGMDAGSFNPLLFCMRNPLHAHEINRRIKKLNKRLDGIKNRGTAFDFINLGL, translated from the coding sequence ATGTGCACCAAGCTCGGGGACCTCAAGAACTCCCTCGCAGATGCGGATCGACGGAACATCACTAACAGAGTGTGCAGGATGGGTGAGAAGGACGCCATGTATGAGGCCAGCGACATCCTTGACTTATGTCACCTCAAGTCCATGGAGAGGCAGCCTGGTATGGATGCGGGGAGCTTCAACCCCTTGCTCTTTTGCATGCGGAATCCCCTCCATGCCCATGAAATCAACAGACGGATCAAGAAGCTTAACAAGAGGTTAGATGGCATCAAGAACCGTGGCACTGCCTTCGACTTCATCAACCTTGGTTTGTAG